GAAGCAGAGGAGTGGCTCCGGAGATTTGTGAACTGCGGAAGCGACTATGGATTCCAGCTGCGCCACGAGCACGCCGAACCGCGAGAGCGGCGCGTTGTTGTTGTTTCCTTTGTCTCTGGCGGTGTGATTGTTCTTCGCCATTGAAAGGAGCAAATGCTGCTTTTAAGTTTGCGGTTAATCCAAGTTTATGTTCGTCGCATTGAGCTATGTTGCAGAAAATGCAGCCAAGCCTCTCAGCTGAGAATGTTTTTTATGTTTCGCGGTGAAGGAGAAAGAGGGTCTAGAAATACATTATTAAATTGCAAATTACACCTCCGGGTTGGAGCTAATATTTATTTTACACATAAGTAGTAGTTAGCAAAGAAataatatttcttaattttatGCGAAATCTTTATTTTAGTTAACCCAATAAAATTGTATCCATCAGGAAAATGAAGGCAATAAACCACATGATAGAGCTTAATCAGTGATAATATAAGAGAAATATTTCTATTTAACATAGTTTAATATTTACATTATATGAtgctaaaatattaaatattaaaatcgaaaAAATTTTCAATAGTTTACAGAAGAAAGTTGAATCTAACTTTTTTGAGATAATACTCAATTTAGTCTTTAAATTTGTGTACAAACtttaatttagtccttaaagTTTTAATTGTCTTTATTTAGTCCATAAACTTTGCGAACATGACTCATGTTAATCCTTGAAATAATTTTCAATATATAGACGTTAATAAAATGCTGTCATAGATAGGTAAACGCCATGCTAAACTCTGTAAAATGATGTCGTTTTTTGGTATTGACACTCAAAAACAACATCATAAGTGGTGTTTATTGAAACTTtacctaacaaaacaagtgatgcgacatcattttttagttatttgaATACCAAAACTACATCATTTTATAAGTTTCAATATGGCATTTGATTATCCATTTCAACACTCCATTAACATTTTTGAACTAAAAATCATCTCAGAGACTAATGTGAGACACATTTATAAAATTTGGGGGACtaaatagaggtaattaaaacTTTAAGGACTAAATTGAGACTTACATACAAGTTTaggaccaaattgagtattaactcaactttttttttgtaatttttaaactGTGTCATCAAATCTCTTTTAAAATAATGAGACTATAGCATTTGATTTATCAATTATgtaaaatacaatttatttttgtctcataacgAATGcaataaaaacgaaaaaaaaaattatatcattatgTATTCTAGTTCAATCACTTAATATAATGTGACTTATATCTAGTttttactataataataataaaattttcattatatttttagaaattataaatacaAATTCCCCTATAATTCACCTAATTCTACCAAAAAACTCACAAAGTTTTAACCAaatttattttgactaaactCTCTAGTCTAGATTCTCAACACTAAATTATTATCTGacctaacaaaaaaatatatatattttaaactcatggcacaaaaacaaaaattacacTAAAAGAGTTTGACATAATCTATAGTTTTTTTCTCCAAATTCAACTTCTTTTGTCTTTTTTCTTACTGGCTTTTACTAATACCTCACTAATACGTATTTTTTcattgaaacaaaaaaaagataaattaaaaaagctAAATATTCAATATAACAACATGAAAGAAAAGATAGATATAGTTTAGAAAGGTTATAAGGTGTACCGGGAATATCAGTGTTccaattgttttaaccgttgatctaaattataaaatatatatataatgtatattaattaaaatcaacggttaaaataactagAACACCGATATTCTCGGATACACTTGATAACTTTcttatagtttaaaaattatgaaaaactcATATATGATAGTTCTCACTCCTTGCTTTTCATTTTCAGCCAATTACTCTTTTTTGTATAGAAGTAATGCTTTCAAAACTTGAAGTTGTCATTGGTAACAAGACGGCGTAGTCCTTGTCTTCTTCTCCTATAATTAGAACAAAATCGCAGTGGTAGTGGAGACACAAAGTTGTAGAGGAATATTTCAGCTGCAATAGAAAATTGTACTTGGGAGGTGTTTCGATGATTACTTGAAACGGTAATTTTGGCCTGAACATGCATAAGGTCCAGGTTCCTTCTAAGGCAGCATCCAACTTGTGCTGGTGTCGAAGTGTCGTTATCCGAGTTCCTCGTGATGAggtgggagtagtatctgtaagAGATTCAGATACTTAAGTTAGTaaatttttagtagattagaatgtGAATATACCTGAGCGTGTCAATGTATTTATAATAGAGTCGATAACTATCGTTTTGGAATAGTTCCACTTTTATTGTTGGTGCATCACCATTTCCTTTATCTTGAGAGTTTGTTGAAATCTATCTTTGAGTGAAGATGAAGATAATAGAAGAAATTTGGAGAGGCAATTACTTAATTAGATAAGTAGAATTGAACTTTCTTatgttgtccgacctcttagaaaatcaaataagaggAGATTCTTGGTGAACCTTTATACTTAATAGATCTGACTTTGTGTTTTAAATCAAGATATAAACAGAAGGAGTGCTTTGCTTGTTGTCCtatttgctactttttcttttgttaaaagTCATTTATCTTTGGTTGTACTATTTAAATCAGtaccgttgattttaattttaacttcaaATTTCATCTTTTTTCGTCCATCAATTTGATGAAAAGAGACACCGATTATTCTTTTGCTTTTACTCAAAGAACTGCATCAGTTCCATGAATGCTTGTTTGTTGTATTTAAGGCGATACAAGGGTCCATTAAATCTGTACAAATAACACCATTGATGGGTTGCAATTTTTATCGTTAACCACCCATGCACAAAATGCACTCGTCAAACAAATACTTGGATTTTTTAAATCCAATCAAATATGATATGTTTGTTATCATCAagactaaataaaattattttctataattcaATATTGAATTATGAGAAATTTAAAGTTGTcgatatgttttatttttatcttattttttaaattaatacgagtcaatttttttaataatagaaaATTTTATTCTCTAATTTTTTAGAGTAATTGTTAGTCATAATTCGTAagttattatatatacaaaacgatatttaaaatttcaacacttatttaaacaaataaataagacgAACACTCAATCAACCTAATTATATATATGACACAATGTattgtaaataaattaataagtgaTATTCAATACACTTAGTTCACATGTTTGCACCTCATTTTTCTCTTTACTACTGGACAACTCACAACCAGAACATAgtattaagaataaaaatttatttcattTGAGTTTTTTCTTGATTATGGCCTTAATTCTTTAGAGTACGACTCCAACTAAATGTGTATTATTAATTCTCATTGTTAAGAAGTTTGATAATGATAATTTTATATATGGAGGCATCTTGCATAGCTCACAAATCACAACATTAGCTATGAAATATCATCTTGATACTTTCAATGTTTCTCTGTgttgtttttgttattaaattaaaaaatgatgcGACTTAAAAAAATTGATGCAACACTATAAACATCCATTGTTTTTAGATACACTTTAAGAAACTGCTGTAtgcaaaaaatagaaataaaaaagatctcGCATTCAGTATCTGCTTTGTTATTTCTATGACTACTAtgcatttatttttcaaaatttggactaaaatattttcttatttttctgtcaCCTTTCgtgtttaaactttaaagttAAAAAATGGCAATTGAAATTGGTAAAAAATACTAACTTTGTTGCATTTTTCCTTGctattactattgttttcttttaGCCTTTTAGGCGTCGTTCCTTTAAGATATGTGCTCAATTTATGGGCAGGCCCGGGAATTAGATTCTTTATCGCAGCAATCTCTTTCTTGGCCCAAAACTTGAAAGATGAGAGGGAGctgataaaaatgataaaatgaaACCAAAAACTCATCAGACCCACCAAAAAAACATAGAGCTCACAAATGAGAGGGtcttgacccaaaaaaaaaatagatctcACAAACGAGACtgtcttgaccaaaaaaaaaaacagagctcACAAACGAGtgtcttgaccaaaaaaaaaaaaaaagaaaacagagctCACAAACGAGTGTGTGAACTGTGAAGTGATGAGTGGTGAGTTCCAgagagttgaaacttgaaacccctaaaaaaccctcTTCCACCTCCTCCATTTGTATATTGCTTCTACTTCAAATCACTGCACTCACTCACTCGCCCTATACATCAAATCACAGTCGAAAAGGGAAAACAAAGAAGCGAAAACGATGTCGCTGCGAGTGCTGAACCCTAACGCCGAAGTGCTGAACAAATCTGCGGCACTTCACATGAACATCAATGCCGCTAAGGGTTTGCAAGATGTCCTCAAGACCAACCTCGGCCCCAAAGGAACCATTAAAATGTATacacttcttcttctctatttcttCTGTTCCTTTTTCTTCTCTCATTTTCATTCTGTTCCGTCATTCGTTCGTTTTCAGGCTCGTTGGTGGCGCCGGAGATATTAAACTCACCAAAGATGGCAACACTCTCCTCAAAGAGATGGTtaccttcttttttcttttcatttcttttgtttCGTTAACTGTTTTAGTGTTCTGATCTGTCTATACACGTTTGAGTACCTTAGCTTATTTAAGTTCAGATTAGCTCACAATAGAAAGCTTTTCGGTGCAACTTTTATAGATTCCATTTATCTTTCCTTATATTTTTATTTGCCAGAACACTGATGATGTTTGATTTGCTGTTGTGGGTGCAGCAAATCCAGAACCCAACTGCTATAATGATTGCTAGGACGGCAGTTGCTCAGGATGATATTAGTGGAGATGGCACCACTTCCACTGTCATCTTCATTGGTGAACTTATGAAGCAATCCGAGCGTTACATTGATGAAGGTTAATCAGTTTTCTGATACTCTGATGCTTGTAATTTTACTCCCAAATGGCAATGAAGTTTTGGTTGCACACCTGGTAACTTATTGTGTGTTTGTAATGAAGCACAGTGGATTTAGCTCTTCTAACTATTGTGGTGAATtttaaagggaaagatattagATCTCAAtagtttaattgaaaatgaaaaatCATTGTTTAGATTATTTGAAACGATTTGTGGTGCTGACATTTATATCTTGCATAATTTCAAACTATTAGTTTTCTTGTCAACGGCTGAGATCATTCACTTTTTCACTTATCTTTTGAAGTGCACTTCAAACATTTGAGGAAATCAAATCCACTACAGTTTTTGAAGTACTTTAGCTTGTACTGCACCTGAACAATGTGGTTTAACAATTATTCAAGGCCTTCTCTTTCAATAAGAAAAAGATAGTTCACTACGGGCAAGGTGATATTAAATGTAATCATATACGGTATCCAATAAATAAATGTAATCATATACTATAAAAGGTTTAGTGGCAAAGAGATGTCCTTTAAAATGTGTGTGGAAGTACCTAATTATTTCATTTCCCCCATCACTCCTTACAGCATGATTAAGATGACTATTTGCATCTTCTAGGTATGCATCCACGCGTGTTGGTTGATGGTTTTGAGATTGCTAAAAAAGCaaccctgcagttccttgagaagttTAAGACTCCTGTTGTGATGGGTGATGAGCCTGACAAAGAGATTCTCAAGATGGTAGCAAGAACAACAGTAAGGACAAAGGTAAACCATAATTTGTCTTATCTTTGTTTTAAGATGACATTTGGTCATATTACAGagcaaataaacaataaaatactTTTCATTCTCAACATaacagttatatatatatatatatattttttttaattaatttctgtAATGTTTGCAGCTTTACGAGTCACTTGCAGATAAATTGACTGATATAATTGTGAATGCGGTGAGTGCACTTTGAGTTGTTAACATTTTCAATCCttgtttataaattaaatatgatgcattttagtttatttattttgcttgGTCATTTGAATAAGCAGATTTTGAGTCTCACTGGGCCTCCTACAATTGAGTGTTTAGTGAATTTTGGTTTTACAATGATAGGTTCTGTGCATTAGGAAGCCTGAGGAAGCAATTGATCTTTTTATGGTGGAGATCATGCACATGCGGCACAAATTTGATGTTGACACACGCTTGGTATGCATGCATGCTAACTATCATTGATTATATTTGTTATGCTTCATTTGTAACATTGCCCTTTAGGTGCTAATTTTACCTTTGCAGTTCATCAGATCAATATTTCTTGCAATCAATCAGTTGATTAAatggtttttatttttataggttGAGGGTCTTGTCCTTGATCATGGTTCTAGGCATCCTGATATGAAGCGACGTGCAGAGAATTGCTACATATTGACTTGCAACGTGTCTTTGGAGTATGAAAAAAGGTAATCAAGTGAAATTGATATTAGTGATTATGATTTATCAAATTGTGTTTCGCCAAACTTACATGCTTATGCCCACCTTCATATAATGAGTTTTTCCTCTACAGTGAGATAAATGCAGGCTTTTTCTACTCAAATGCGGAACAGAGGGAAGCAATGGTTGCAGCTGAAAGGCGTTCTGTTGATGAGAGagttaaaaaaatcattgaaCTGAAAAATAAGGTAGATATGTAGAAGGGACTTTCTCATATATGTTGGTACCTATAGTTTACTTTGTAGCCACAAATTTTTGTCTCTGCTGTAATGGCATTAACTTTAATTCCATGATTCTGCTCTTCTCAAATTGACCCCATACTTCTGTATGCAGGTTTGTTCCGGTAATGATAGCAATTTTGTTGTGATCAATCAAAAAGGAATTGATCCCCCATCACTTGATATGCTTGCAAGGGAAGGAgtaagtaaaaaattattatctcCAAATTTTTTctccatttattttaaattttaccaaTATTGTGAACATAgctcttttccctcttcttttaaTTCTTTACTGTTTTTTTAAAAACCTTGTGTATTCTGTCTGCTGATTGATTAATCTTTTACTCTAGATAATTGCCCTTCGGAGAGCAAAGAGGAGAAACATGGAAAGATTGGTTTTGGCCTGTGGAGGAGAAGCTGTAAACTCTGTAGATGATTTGACTCCAGAATGTTTGGGTTGGGCAGGGTTGGTATACGAACACGTTCTTGGTGAAGAGAAATATACATTTGTGGAAAATGTGAAGAATCCTTCTTCCTGCACAATCTTGATTAAAGGTACACTATCTATGGCTCCTTGATTTTAAACGAgtttgttttgcatcttttttgTTCATCTTTCTAGCATTTTGTTGATTTGGTTCTGCTGGTGGATTTAAGATGAGATAATATGGAATAATGTTGTACTTGTACAGGTCCTAATGACCATACAATAGCTCAAATTAAAGATGCTGTTCGTGATGGTTTGAGGGCAGTCAAGAACACCATTGAAGATGAATCTGTTGTTTTGGTAAGATTCATTCCCCGCTTAAATCTGTTATTTTGATTCCTGCTCttgtatattataatattataaccCCCTCATGTATGCTTGAGTTGGATCTAAGGGGAAATGAATATGATTTTACGATATCTTGGGCAAAAGTGTTTTTTATTTGCCAGTCATTGATTGAATAGTTCTGAGAGTTTTATTGTTGCTTTTAAATATTTGTGATTGAATCCAATTGTTTGGAGTAGTTAATGAACGGAATGAAAGATTTATAGCTAAATTCATGTTGATAAAAGGAATTATGCTTCTACCTTTTTATAGTAGTATTTCATAGAATTCATACCTCCTACAACACAACTATGATTTGCCAGTTCGTGGTTATGATTTTTATGATAGGCTTGACATGTATTTACTTGTCATCTTCAGGGTGCTGGTGCATTTGAAGTTGCTGCTAGGCAATATCTGATTAATGAAGTTAAGAAAACAGTCCAAGGGGTAATACAAAATCTCATGTCTTCCAATTATGTACTGTTCTTCAATTATCACTTGCATATTCTGATGGTGATGCTTATCAACTCAAAACAGCGAGCCCAACTTGGTGTCGAGGCTTTTGCTGATGCACTTCTTGTTGTGCCGAAGACGCTCGCAGAGAACTCCGGACTTGATACTCAAGATGTGATTATTGCCCTCACGGTATGCCTTCCGCTGCTTTTTCACGCTTGTCTTCACctgaatgttatttttttaatatttattctgTAGGAGCGAGATTTGTATTATTGTTGTACATGTTGACTGCTGTTTCAGGGAGAGCATGACAGAGGGAATGTTGTGGGATTGAGCCAGAACACCGGAGAACCTATTGATCCTCAAATGGAGGGTATTTTTGACAACTACTCTGTGAAGCGCCAAATCATAAACTCAGGGTATGTTTGAACTTTGCTATTGCTCATTCTTTGGATTAAGATATAATGCATCTAttatatcctattttatattttcagaatgggCAACCATCTAAAATGTTCTTTATGTTTGCACCAGTTTGTTTACAATTAAATTTGATCAAGTAAATGTCTTTTGCAGGCCTGTAATAGCATCGCAGTTGCTATTGGTGGATGAAGTAATTCGTGCTGGACGGAACATGCGGAAGCCAACTTAGATTTCTTTCTCACCTGAAGCTTCTCTTTCGAATTTGGTTGTTATTTTCCTGAGGTGACAACAGCTATCGTTCGGATTGTTTTGACTCCTTCCGCTCCAATTTTAACTTGAAAATGAACctatattttgttttgatttggttGTCTTTTTTTCCCTAAGATTTTGTAAAATATAAGATTCTATTGTCACTAAATGTTGGATCTCTTAAAATCTGTAagcatagttttttattttatttagtggaAGTGAATTTCACTTACAAAAGTAGCTTTGGTTTCTGGGGTTTTTGTCATTTTCATTTTGGTCTTACAGTTCACATTGCTCAAGCTACGACATTTTGTTCCAAAATGGCAATAATCTCGTGTTTCTATAATACAAAGCATTCCAATCCAACTATCCAAGTACTAGAAAATCCCAATCGGCTTCCAATACAGAGAAACTAGTTTAACATGTGTTTAatgtaaaaacataaaaaacaagAAAGCCAATTTGTTTCGGCTAAACGATGAGTCATGAGACAACAGCTCTGTCTGGATTATTCAAGCCACGGAGTGCAATAAATGCATTGGAAAGCTTTAAACAAAGGAATCAAGACTAAAACTCAATATATCTATTTCCCCTCAAATAACCTCTCAAGTCCTGACTTCAATTCCTTCGACTACTAGAATATTTCATGCGCAAGAATCATCAAACATTTTGGAAGTTCTTTCATTCTTGTTCTAACTGAATCCAAATTTCTGGAAAGTTTACAAATACAACGATGGTTCGAATGCACCAGCTTAATTGAGCATATGACAATCTTTGGCACTCGCATCAGCATTTAACTAGGCTAGACTCTAGCAGTGCTCTCCCCACCATGTTGTAGCATGTAGTCTTTCTTCATTTCCTCCAGAACTGTATCATTAGTGCTGTGAAAAATAGAACACAAAGAAAAGGGTCCATCACTACATTTACGACACTAGAATCTAAATACAAGTTGATGATAGTGCCACAGGAAAGAGCCAATGACAAATCAAATATGCAGGAGGAATGAGTATTGCTTGTGTTTAgaactaaacaaaaaataatgctTATATCTCTATTCGGGCACCCGACCAACTGCGTGTGATGTATATCGAAGAAACACATCATTCTAAACCATAAAAGTAACAGTTCCAAAAACACCTAACCAATAAGTTGCTAAGAACTCTCAACTTTGGGCAACTAATGCAAAACGGAGTGTGCGATTCAGGCAGTAGGGAACTTGATTACATATACTTCTAAACCATAAAAGGTGTTCAATATTAATGGAAAGGTGAGcttgaaaaataacatttttaaccTTAATGTTAATAACCTTATGTAGTTAGTTTTCCTTCATGAGCCTTGGAGGTGAAAGGTCCACTTCCACTGTTCGTAACTGAGTTACAAACATTCTTAAACTTTGCATATCTTGTCTGAACAACGGAATAACTAGATGGAAGATGCAAAACAAGTTAAGAAATATCCAGAATCCGAATCATATAACTAAATGGCTTTCCTTGACATTAGAATTAGATACGCAAATAtaacaaaacaacaacaacatccacACAACACTTtatcgagagagagagagagagagagttacaaTTGATGAAGACAATCATTCAATTCTTTAGCTTGCTTCCGACACTGCCAAACGACAGAGATGGTTTTTCCCGAGGCGCATTGAGCATATTTGGAAGTGTATTGATCACACTCTTTCAGGGCCTTCTGCTTCATTTTGCTGCGCAAAGCTGCACAAAAACAACAAGAAATTCATGAGTACAAAAAAGCGTACAACTGCAAATTGATTATGAAAAAATTAGGGCTTGGAAAAAATATGCATTAGACCTTCTTCCACTTTCTTCTTGACATGATTCTCTCGCGCCTCTTGTACGTACCCCATTCagattcctcctcttcttcttcgtcaAATCGCAGTAGCAATCCCTCAAACTCGAAGAAGAAAACGAC
The sequence above is drawn from the Arachis hypogaea cultivar Tifrunner chromosome 4, arahy.Tifrunner.gnm2.J5K5, whole genome shotgun sequence genome and encodes:
- the LOC112744983 gene encoding T-complex protein 1 subunit zeta 1 — encoded protein: MSLRVLNPNAEVLNKSAALHMNINAAKGLQDVLKTNLGPKGTIKMLVGGAGDIKLTKDGNTLLKEMQIQNPTAIMIARTAVAQDDISGDGTTSTVIFIGELMKQSERYIDEGMHPRVLVDGFEIAKKATLQFLEKFKTPVVMGDEPDKEILKMVARTTVRTKLYESLADKLTDIIVNAVLCIRKPEEAIDLFMVEIMHMRHKFDVDTRLVEGLVLDHGSRHPDMKRRAENCYILTCNVSLEYEKSEINAGFFYSNAEQREAMVAAERRSVDERVKKIIELKNKVCSGNDSNFVVINQKGIDPPSLDMLAREGIIALRRAKRRNMERLVLACGGEAVNSVDDLTPECLGWAGLVYEHVLGEEKYTFVENVKNPSSCTILIKGPNDHTIAQIKDAVRDGLRAVKNTIEDESVVLGAGAFEVAARQYLINEVKKTVQGRAQLGVEAFADALLVVPKTLAENSGLDTQDVIIALTGEHDRGNVVGLSQNTGEPIDPQMEGIFDNYSVKRQIINSGPVIASQLLLVDEVIRAGRNMRKPT
- the LOC112744986 gene encoding uncharacterized protein; the encoded protein is MGYVQEARENHVKKKVEEALRSKMKQKALKECDQYTSKYAQCASGKTISVVWQCRKQAKELNDCLHQFTNDTVLEEMKKDYMLQHGGESTARV